One Leguminivora glycinivorella isolate SPB_JAAS2020 chromosome 15, LegGlyc_1.1, whole genome shotgun sequence genomic window, AAGGTGATAATTTGATAAGAtctaatttttaattaattactcaGTCATTGTTCCAACTATGTTCTTAGTTTTTAAAATCATACTTTTAACCTTAATGTTTTTTTGAATATCTACATTACATTTTACAGGTATTATGACTaggttttattaaaatttaaatatgtttcaAGTAAACCTCTAATCACATACTAAAGTTAGGCATTTAGTTAACATTATTCCAGCATCTTCAATCACAGACTTTTTCATGCTTATTCAATTTCAGACTTCTTTTCAGCCAATTTGCATTTTGCTTCATTCAGCTGCTCTTTCAAAGATGTTACTTCCTCCTCCAACTCTTTGACTCGGTTTTGCTCGTCAAGCAATAACCTTTCCAAATTTTCCAAATTGTTTGAATCCCCAGCGGACTGCAGAGCCTGTGTCAATACAGTAGTCTTTGCGAAGTCCTTCGCAGTTTCTGCTTCTCTAATGATCCTTTCTGACTTTTCCAACAGCTCAGCTTGTATCAATATCATAGTAACAAGGCGCCTAATGACAAATGCCAAGAAAATAGCAAAACCAGTGATGTAGAAGTTTCGCTGAGATCTAAAAAGTTTTACGTTGCCTTTCATTTCGGTCGAGAGATGTCCGTGGCTATCAGCATGTGAGTATTTCCTCATCTCCCTGACAGAATCCAACAGGAATAAGCTTAGTACGCCAAGTAGAACGTAGAAGTAAACGGCTGCATGCTCGCGGAACATGGCAAACAGCCGCGATCTGAAGAATTGCTGCCATCGTCGCGGACTGGCGATGGGCAGCATCAATATCGCCACTATCGCAATTTCGAAGTACAGGTAGCCGGCGATAAATGTCCACTGAATAGACATGATTCTTGGTAACAATTATTACTTATTCAATGAAACAGGTACGATAATGAAATTGAGACACTTCCACGAATTAGTCAAACTGcactttaaattgaaatatctCACAATATCGACGGAAAATAGAAAAAAGAAGTCAAACACAAAAATAGCATGTAAGCTTGTCAACAACAACCACAGACAATGTTATATGACAATTGACAGCTGATTCGTAACTTTTTCATTCGCTCTCTAATTAAACCTTTTATACACCACCGGATCGGATTGCGAGTGATGATTTCACACTTTAGCAAGTTTAGCACCTCACTCAGTTGTCTTTGATGTACTATGACAGGTCTACAGTCTATATGTAATCGAAAACTCTAtggttgtacaaaaaaaaagtttattgaaTGTtgcaaaatttccaaaaaatagtttttgaatAGATTATTTACAGAAAATAATGGCAAGTATAGAACTGGATATATGGAAAGGAGAATGGGGTCTAGCTTCAATTGATTCAGAATGTCTCAAAGTCTTAGTAAgtatttaacaatatttttcatataaccTCTGCCACGCGAAGGCCGGTGTATctgaaattattaattttcttttcttcCACAGACCTATATGAAATTTATTGGAGTGCCAGTAAAAGTGCGAGAATCAAACAATCCATTTTTCACACCCAAAGGAAGGCTTCCAGTCATGCGCGATGGGCGCACCGTCCTTACTAATTTTGAAGAAGTAGTTGATCACTTAAAGACCCTGGTAAGTGTAGGAGCTTTTCCAAAGtggtattctaaatattattaatCATAAATTGTGAACATTAACTTAAAATTTTTGTTAAATGAGAATGTTTTATTAATCAATATTTCATCATCAGCATTACAGCACTGATGTCCACCTAAACACCAAGCAGGCAGCCG contains:
- the LOC125234142 gene encoding B-cell receptor-associated protein 31-like produces the protein MSIQWTFIAGYLYFEIAIVAILMLPIASPRRWQQFFRSRLFAMFREHAAVYFYVLLGVLSLFLLDSVREMRKYSHADSHGHLSTEMKGNVKLFRSQRNFYITGFAIFLAFVIRRLVTMILIQAELLEKSERIIREAETAKDFAKTTVLTQALQSAGDSNNLENLERLLLDEQNRVKELEEEVTSLKEQLNEAKCKLAEKKSEIE